The sequence AATTGTGATTCACTTTAAACCAGtcatatttgatttgatttcataTCTAAAATATGCAGTGCTGAGGACTCTACATGACATTTGAAGTATCTAAAGTGAAATTATAGTATAGCGCTAGTGAAAGCGATTATAGTATAGCACTTACTTCTGGCAGAACTATTCCAGTTAGAGTTAAAGAATGCAAACACAGAGGAAATGAAAAGATGCTTAATGTTTACCTCCAAACACTGTGTCTTACCTGTCTCTTTAAGACCAAGTGCTTCCCCTTCCAGTATTTCAGCATCTGAAGGGACTGCAAGGTGCTAACTATATCCACCGGGTTCACTGCTGTTTCCTGGCTAATTTCTGCAAAACAAGCCCATCCACTACACTTAATGTCACATCAACCCAATCAATGGTAGAACACTTACTCAAGCCCCTGTTCTTAGAATACAGAAGATACTGATGACTCTCAAGAGCATTCTATGGCATTACTGCTATGGGGTCGGCCCAGGGCAGGAGCCATCTTGGAGCTTACTGAGGCTAATGGAACCACCACTTTAAATCACATAATCTCTTATACTAAATCAGGTGGGGCAGACTTAATTTCCATTCATTTGTTAGACAGCGTTTGAGTCAACAATGACGGAAAATGCCTTCAAACGTATGACAGTGCTAAATATCTGTTCATCTTCACTTGCTTAAAATGACACAGcattgctatatatatatataactgccATCAAACGTATGACAGTGCTAAATATCTGTTCATCTTCACTTGCTTAAAATTACTCAGCAttgctttatatatatatatatatgtatgtatatataacacTGAACTAAACTCTGGCTAAACTGAGTTGAACAGTCATACTTTCTGCACATGACCATTCCCTGACCTTTGATGGAGACCTCTTTGCCCTGGAACATATTCAGGTAGCGTAGAAGGACCTCCTTCCAGTAGCTTCTGTAGCTGATGAGACCCAGGTCAGAGAGGGGTCTCTCTGGGGAACCAACCTTCTCCTCCACCTTGGACAGCAAATAGCCTGCGGAAGAACCAGGGAAAATAAACAAGGCAGCAGACAGCCTGCAGAGGAACCAGGCAAAACAAATGCTAAGGGCTAATGCTAACATAAAACTTTAGGAAGGAAGAATCTAAGGTGAGTTTCTGACtccttaaataaaatgtaaaaaaaaaaacacaaatgaaccTAGCATGCCCGGGTGTAGAGTGGTAAATCAATGTAGAGAAAACAGGAACATTTCAAAAGTTACAGGTAAAAAGTagagataaaagaaaaaacaatccATGTGAAAGAAATCAACTCACTGAAGTCAATCAGCATCTTGCCAAAGCCTTGCCTCATGTATTGTGGCATCGTGAGGATACAGGAGACATTGTAGTTCAGGAATGAGTTCTTCTCCTACattagagacagacacacacacacacagacattattcTGGTGGTGATCAAAGCCAACTCATCTAAAACAATAGGTTATTTTAACTATGCATTTCTGATAGAGTTTCAACACCACCTTGGAGAAGTATCCCACGAGGTGGCAGCCGGTGTTGTCTGCTTCAGTCATAACGTAGAAGAGGAAAGGCTCCACGTCATAATAAAGCGTCTTGTGATCCAGAAAGAGCTTGGCCAGAAGGCACAGGTTCTGACAATAGATCTATGATGACAAAATATCAAAACTGTTTTACACCGTTTTAAAAACTACATTCAGGTTAGCCACAAGTGAGACAGACTGCAAGCAAATGACCAGAACACGGAACAAACCAGAAGGTTCTCATATGTTAATATACATTTCACTGTAAGGACAAATACTAAATCCAAACACTTTTAAATAGCCCCACTTTCGGTTTGTGCACAGTAAGTGAGACCCAGAGATTACTGCAGTAAACTAGGCAACTACTACTGCAGTAAACTAGGCAGTTAGGCAACTACCACTGCAGTAAACTAGGCAGCTAGGCAACTACAACTGCAGTAAACTAGGCAGCTAGGCAAACTAAACCTGGACATTAAACTCATGACATGTCAAGACAGTCCTACCTTGTTTTTCTTCCCATCTACCTCAAAGACAGAAATAGTGCCTTTTCTGTAGATTTCATCCCCTGGTGGGTGTTTCCATACACACTTGGCCTGTAAAGTCAGGATGGAAAAGGAAGCCTcagtttacacacagacacaatgcaaATACAAATTTCAACTGTGTTAGATTGTAACTGTCTTATATACTGCATGTCTAATGTAAACCGTTCTAAGACACGTTTAAGcattcacacagatacaatGCATTTCAACTGTGTTGGCTTGTTACTGTCTTATATACTGCAAGTGACATTGGATAAGACCGTCTGCCAGAGGAATAACTGTCAAATGTAAACCGTTCTAAGACACGTTAGATGGTCAGGGCGTTGCTAGTATACCATGTGCCTGCGCAGAATGGTCTGGCTCTTCATGTACTTGAGGCAGAACTCGCACATGTACAGCCGTCCCAGGCGGGCGTACTCCTCGGGGTAGGGCGAGTGGTACCAGGTGTCCAGCTCGTAGCGGCCGAACACGATGGTCTTGATCATGTTGCTGCCCTCCGTGACCTGGCCCTGGAGCCGCAGCTTCTCCTGCtcgtggggagagagagagagactttaccGATGGCACTAGGGAAGGCtgcggtgggtgggtgggtgggggggggggatgggctTGGAGAAGGTCTCCCCACCCTCCATGATCTAACACTAGTCAGAGCACTCAAGAGAAGCAGGCCAGAGGAAACTCATACCGAGGCGAAGAAATGAAAGGAAGATGAGGGCACGACACAAGGGGTCTCCGAGAGAAGTGTCCTGGCATTAGGTTTTTGTCATGATGCACAATGGATTTCAAACAAGGAAATGTCGTGGAAAAACGTTCAGGGTAATAATCTGATCGTGTAAATGAAATCACTGCTATATGGTATATGATATATGGAGAACACACATGACCTGTTTGTTATGGGAAATAcgtatagggtgtgtgtgggcacttTACGGTCTGGCCTTGGATATGGAaagtggaaataaaaaaaagacattcccTGCCACCATTTTGGTTCAAAATGGACCCCGCTGTATGGTCCGTGTGCCAACCCGACCAGGCGGCACCAGTAACTGGACAAGGAGTTACTGGGTCAGGAGTTTGGCCCTCATCAGACGATGGTGACGGGCTTAAAGGAGAAGAAGATGTGGAAGGCACAGTGGAGGGGAAAGGAAGGGCAAAAtaaagaggggggtgggggggggttaaggtGATGAGTTTTCTCTCTTACAAGATCATCCGAAGCACGTGCCTGGGCTTTTCGAAAGAGCTCCAGGTCATAATCACTAGTGATGTTCTCCAGTATAGGCTCACGACTGGCGCCATGGCTCTGCCGAtgatcctgagagagagagagagagagagagagagagatagagagagagagaaagacagagagagagggggttacTTGTTGtactttggcaatactgtaatGTATTATGGTCATGCAAAGAAAgcgcattttttattttaatttgacagagaaagagggagagagagaggcagagtgggagaaagagaggcagaggaaaaaagaaagatagagaaaaagagggagaaagagaaagggaggggtaaGAAATAGctagagaaaaaacacacagtaagacatggcagacaaagacatgggggggggggggatctgtgAGGTTGACCCCTCACTGAGGCAAATACTGAGGCAACAACTGCTTTCATCGCAGAATCTCTACATTCACCATCACCACAGAAAGCCACATTCATACTCAAAATCTGCATCCAATTCCGAGGACAAATCCAGAACGGGGGTAAGGAAGATAGGAAGGTATGAAGGAAGGAATGTAAGATGCGGGTTTGAgatagaagaggagaaaggggcTTCAGGCTTGAGGTGAATCAAGGCAGCGTGACACAgacaagagagaatgagtgattGGAAAGGTCATCATCAGATCCATTGTCCAGCAGCTGATCTTTGATTGCCATCAGCACGGAATGCCTTCTTTTGAAAGACATGCTGAAGCGGTTACATTATGCTGAAGCTGTTACACTCTGCCAACGTTCCTCCATTACGTACACACAGAAAACTCTAAATTACCCGGAAGCTAAATGGCTTGTTTTCCACGGTCACCTCAGGCCTGTTCAAGACATGCTCAGCTATCCAAACATGCCTACTAGTTTtgcttttccttctcctccttgttATTTTCTCTAAGAGGATCTCAGCTGCCACCACTGAGTTGTGAGAATGAGGAGAGCACAGTTAAAGCTACCATCTAAAACCATCAAAGCCATCACTTCACAGAGGAAGTGATTGACTTGAGCCCAGGCACACCGTGTTCCACCACTGAGTGTGACACAGGAGTCAGAAGCCAGTTAGCACTTTTATCATAGAAACTACAGCCCCAGATGAAGTCCCATACTCCAGCCCGGCGGCTCCTGAGAGAGACTGCTGGGCTCACCATATGCTTCTCCTTCTGTTCCTTCAGCAGAACAGagttcctcttcttcctcatctccGTCACCTTCTCCTTGTACTGCATCTGTCGCTCCGTGGGAGTCTGATGAACATGAAGATTAAATCATAACACCTCCATCTCAACACTCCATACTTAAAAAATACCACCATCACCCTCAGGTGTTAAATACCACCATCACCCTCAGGTGTTAAAAAGAAGCCTTGCGAACACTCAATATAAGAGGTCTATTTTTCCATCTTACTGGAATACATACTCAAAATACTTATTTtatactcatacatacatactcaaaaTACTTCTATCCAAGAACCACCAGAGAATGGTGGTATTAATGTTATACAAGATTGTGGAACCACCAAAAGACTTAAGAGGATCTAAGGGGGCCTAGAGTAGCAGCTCCAGAGGAGGTAGAACCGTACCTGATGGCGGGTGGAATGTCGGTTTTCGTCCTGACGGTGGGACAgagtcctctcctccacctgttTGTCACGAGAGCTCGCTCTCACCTGCACAGATAGGAACACATGACTGAGGGAGCTCTGCTTCATTCATACAGATCAAGGATGGAGGGAGCAAACAATTCAAGAGGTTGAGTTTTACTGTTTCTGGGGAAAACGGATGGCACCAGTGGTAGACAATCATTCATTTGAAGGCGTAACAGTGCATGTGAAACAGTGTTGAAATGTTTTGCTCTGGCAATACAAAAGTTTAGTCATGCCAATAAATTAATTGAAATGGAAATAGAATAAAGCTAAGAGTTCCTTCTTCCCAGGTCCACTTTGTTTACTTTCACAAGTCCTTTCACAGGTGTTTCTCTCTTAAAACAGTCCTGCCAGCTGCACCTTTAACACGACAGCAGGTGCCAGACAGCTCCAGAATGCTTGTTAGAAATGCTTGAATATTAGTAGAAGTGAAAACCTGCGCTTAACAGCACTGACTGGTGTGTGGAGCTGAATAAGGGATTTACCTTGCACTCATCTGCAGACAAATTATGGTAGAGTGGGCATCCAGATATTGAGAAGTGCCTTTCATGTTTTCCAGTTAAATGACCTGGGAAAAGACAATTAAAAAACACCATAGGTGTTGATTTCAAATGTTCATCACAAGTGAGACAATAGAAATTGTTGCAATAGAAAAAGCAAATTATGCACAAGATAAATAGAAATTAGATACTAATAGTAGCTCCTCCGCAACTCTTAAAACGTGTGGGAACCAGTGCTTGATTTACTAAGTGCCAGGTACATTTGAAAAGTCATCTCCCCCTAATACAATGCTACATGTAACTTCACAGGAAAAAGACAATACCAGTTTCTCACTCTAATACAACGTTACCATGACTACACAGGAAAAAGGACAATACCAAGGGAATTGCAGCCAGGGGTGGGGCACTTCATGTTGAAGTTGTAGCTCTCGTGGAAACGGCGGCGTTTGGGTCGGTGCGACAGGTCACTGCCCGAGTCCTTGAGTGACAGCTGCTTGGCTAGGCTCTCATCGTGAGACACGTTGGGGCTGGAGATGTCGATGTCTGACTCCGAGGAAGGGGCGTTGCCTGTGGGTGTCCTGGGCGGAGTCT is a genomic window of Clupea harengus chromosome 1, Ch_v2.0.2, whole genome shotgun sequence containing:
- the kat7a gene encoding histone acetyltransferase KAT7a isoform X1, which produces MPRRKRNAAGSSSDGTEDSDFSADLEHTDSSESDANTRRNTRLTRASVRLSQSSQDPSPPGGTPTRDPEVVPPASLIPRRVTRSQNLNLNQNLNLEVPAASKTYPLRRSRSSGSDSEQPAELTERGLKQGVDQDETPPRTPTGNAPSSESDIDISSPNVSHDESLAKQLSLKDSGSDLSHRPKRRRFHESYNFNMKCPTPGCNSLGHLTGKHERHFSISGCPLYHNLSADECKVRASSRDKQVEERTLSHRQDENRHSTRHQTPTERQMQYKEKVTEMRKKRNSVLLKEQKEKHMDHRQSHGASREPILENITSDYDLELFRKAQARASDDLEKLRLQGQVTEGSNMIKTIVFGRYELDTWYHSPYPEEYARLGRLYMCEFCLKYMKSQTILRRHMAKCVWKHPPGDEIYRKGTISVFEVDGKKNKIYCQNLCLLAKLFLDHKTLYYDVEPFLFYVMTEADNTGCHLVGYFSKEKNSFLNYNVSCILTMPQYMRQGFGKMLIDFSYLLSKVEEKVGSPERPLSDLGLISYRSYWKEVLLRYLNMFQGKEVSIKEISQETAVNPVDIVSTLQSLQMLKYWKGKHLVLKRQDLIDDWKAKESKRGNSKTIDPAALKWTPPKGT
- the kat7a gene encoding histone acetyltransferase KAT7a isoform X3 encodes the protein MPRRKRNAAGSSSDGTEDSDFSADLEHTDSSESDANTRRNTRLTRASVRLSQSSQGLKQGVDQDETPPRTPTGNAPSSESDIDISSPNVSHDESLAKQLSLKDSGSDLSHRPKRRRFHESYNFNMKCPTPGCNSLGHLTGKHERHFSISGCPLYHNLSADECKVRASSRDKQVEERTLSHRQDENRHSTRHQTPTERQMQYKEKVTEMRKKRNSVLLKEQKEKHMDHRQSHGASREPILENITSDYDLELFRKAQARASDDLEKLRLQGQVTEGSNMIKTIVFGRYELDTWYHSPYPEEYARLGRLYMCEFCLKYMKSQTILRRHMAKCVWKHPPGDEIYRKGTISVFEVDGKKNKIYCQNLCLLAKLFLDHKTLYYDVEPFLFYVMTEADNTGCHLVGYFSKEKNSFLNYNVSCILTMPQYMRQGFGKMLIDFSYLLSKVEEKVGSPERPLSDLGLISYRSYWKEVLLRYLNMFQGKEVSIKEISQETAVNPVDIVSTLQSLQMLKYWKGKHLVLKRQDLIDDWKAKESKRGNSKTIDPAALKWTPPKGT
- the kat7a gene encoding histone acetyltransferase KAT7a isoform X2, with protein sequence MPRRKRNAAGSSSDGTEDSDFSADLEHTDSSESDANTRRNTRLTRASVRLSQSSQDPSPPGGTPTRDPEVVPPASLIPRRVTRSQNLNLNQNLNLEVPAASKTYPLRRSRSSGSDSEQPAELTERGLKQGVDQDETPPRTPTGNAPSSESDIDISSPNVSHDESLAKQLSLKDSGSDLSHRPKRRRFHESYNFNMKCPTPGCNSLGHLTGKHERHFSISGCPLYHNLSADECKVRASSRDKQVEERTLSHRQDENRHSTRHQTPTERQMQYKEKVTEMRKKRNSVLLKEQKEKHMDHRQSHGASREPILENITSDYDLELFRKAQEKLRLQGQVTEGSNMIKTIVFGRYELDTWYHSPYPEEYARLGRLYMCEFCLKYMKSQTILRRHMAKCVWKHPPGDEIYRKGTISVFEVDGKKNKIYCQNLCLLAKLFLDHKTLYYDVEPFLFYVMTEADNTGCHLVGYFSKEKNSFLNYNVSCILTMPQYMRQGFGKMLIDFSYLLSKVEEKVGSPERPLSDLGLISYRSYWKEVLLRYLNMFQGKEVSIKEISQETAVNPVDIVSTLQSLQMLKYWKGKHLVLKRQDLIDDWKAKESKRGNSKTIDPAALKWTPPKGT